The Ischnura elegans chromosome 10, ioIscEleg1.1, whole genome shotgun sequence genome contains the following window.
attagctgatacgcggtagggcaatgaaattttttaccgttgccgccgcattctaaagtagttcgcccagcattctcaccgggaaatcacgttCTTTCccagacctagcgtttctgtgtgcccttgacagagtttttcttcggaacgctacgtgcattgtattttggagagagggaattcaacaaaattttcaaaattacgctcaatttttgtctattttttgcagtagtcacgtgtttatttatttttttataatctttaacaagtcacatgttataagaatgataaatcaattctaaaagatataataaggagtattttcaattatttgccataaaatatgaaaaaatatgaaaattacttaattaatcataggctgatgatggattcgagaagtaaaagaaggcgactgcttgacattaccacataattagcaattttcctagccatcaacgagtACGGGCAGAAGGCAGCActtgacctttggaataccatcattcaccctcacatctattttaaacaaccgaggaaaaacagaagaaactgtatatctaggctgcacaaataaaaaaactcaggcagttaaatacgaggatgaagaaataattatgtttagaaatataaaactattgttctttcctccgaacactattagtaaattacccttagaccagggaattatttcttagacCAAAaagcattaacgaaaacagctagtgatttatttatagtgaaaatgacattaaaaagtgctcgcggaattgaaaacattatttcgaacgagtttgaaaaaatttttaagcaaacccattaactaatttattttctaaaaaggcctcttgaacaatttacttttacctctgtgtaatcattaaattgtaaatatatgttcacttatgcatacctatatgtttaaatatattaatataatggctttaaagacagtagcacctttaatttcccaaggatatgaaaaaatggtgcctaccactaaaacctctctatagtgaacctccatacatcaaattgcccaaattttggtcccctccattacgatgtaaagaggttttactgtatttacctTTTGAAACCAAAGCTCTGCTTTTTGTTGCCTCTTCAAAGATTTGGGTCTGTCGTCCAAATCAGTGATGAGGGCAGCTTTCTTTTCTCCAATCGGTTTCTCTGccttctcttcttcctcctcatcaTCATCTGAAGATTCAGATCCTTTCTCGGATGATTCTGATCCAGTGTCTTCATCTCCACTCGATAAACCTAAAAGGAAAAAGAGACATGAATGAACAGGCAGTACTCAACCTAAAAATCTGATAGGTCTCTGAAGACTTGGCAGTAAGTTGCATCGGTCGTAAGCATAAAATACCCCATCCAAGACCACACTCAAATCTTTCCAaactctttttattaattttcctcctctctttagcaaggtggcagggaagtgaagaagtgtctgatttttcaccAGGGATAATGAACACTTAGGTTACCGGTcctccaatcacaggcttaactCCAATGTGTCGCCATGGCACAAGGACTAATCATTGCACTTcaaatatacgtgtgcagataaattttTGAAGAGTGTCTGCGAgagactgaccttgaaacatgattgaaatattgaTCTTTCTTTTCATCCGTCAATCTTAGTtccacaatcaagtttgagagattttttcaggttttacaccaaaattcatggctctttccaggtttttttttttgagatatacaaaattcacggcttattcacggttctAATGTTTTCACAACTGAGTGGGAGCCATGCTTTAGGTGGGCTGATAGTGAAGCATGAAATTTTATCTCAAGAAGCAAAGAGAATAGAAATTAAATAACTACGGGAACATTTCGTTCCTCCAAATCAAAACCAACCAGACTCAGCAAACTAATTTAAAAGGGTAAGGAATCATatgaaagaatttataaaatgcaatataaaaacaattaccaATAATTGCTAAATTATAAGCAattactgaaataaatttataacagcAATTACTTACCCAGACCATCTTTGTCAACAGCATCATCATCGCTCTCCTCATCTTCTGCAGCTGCTTTCCTTGCCACAGTTTTTTTCCTTTGACTGTAACTGAAATGTGACACAAGAAAACTCATATAGAAGGAATTATAAAAAGTGGACATGTTGAGACATTAATCAAAGATTAAAACCAAAGAAGGGCAAAGAGTATCTTTTGggcgaaaaagataaaattattccaCTCGTGAAAAAGATATGATGCCACACTCTGGACTGTCATGCGCAGTTCTGAAATGGGGTAATTCAGCACCATCTGAAGTAACACCACCAACAGTGAGCTTAAAATTTGAATTGTTGCACAGAATAATCATTTGGAACAATCTTGATGTCGTACTTCCTATTTGaacatttcttcacattttttttcaagctATGAATAATTAAGATAAGTGTGAccaaaaatcaattgaaattatcAATAAAACTGAGAAGATGTATAGCTCAACGACCCTAGGTAAGCACTTTGTAATATGtacaataaaatggaattttcactAATTGCTTTTGGAGATTGCTTTACCCAGCCTCTCTATAGGTATGATTAGGACCAGAGACGTAGTTCGTATAATGGAGTCACTTCATTACATTTGAGGTTTGTAAATGGAGGTTCTACTGAATAACAACACTGCATTTTTGctttgacaaataataaaattattagcaTTTGTCCACCCTTAATAATGTTATTCTTGGATCGAGACTAATGTCATGAATGCATGATCATAGTTGATTTGAGGAAAAATACATAAACTCACCCCAAGGTGCTGTCCAATGATGATCCACTATCGCTATCATCATCGTCGTCCGCCTCATCCTTGAAGCGGACAACTTTGGCACTTCTCTTCTTCTCCACCTCACCTTCTTCAGCCAACAGATCAGGAGTGCCATCCGTGACCATTGCCaattctctctttttcttcaacAACTTCAACTCGAACATACTGTCTTCTGGATCAATATTTTCATTCAGCTGAGGGCCTTCATCACCACGTAAAACCATCTTCAAATTCATCTTGTCACGGAGCTTACGCTGCTCTTTAAGCATCTGTTTCCGCTTTCGTTTTGCATTCCTCAGCTCCTCCACCTAAGGATTAAAAGACAACATTATTCTCATGGGCAAacaaatatatcagaaaataataGAACAAACACAGCAGACTCCTGAGTATCTGGCTGTGGTATACATGTacgtgttgtggattatccatgaatgattttcactctcgctcaatgttttccacaataataaaaataatttattataaaatttatacataaaaaataaaattggacgcaaaataaccggaattactgcatttgaatgctaggatacaccgggcttattattttcattagctTTCCCttcaataagttcaacagattcaggcttcagttggtggaagttaaacatatttaaataaataaaagaagattTCCTTTCCGTTAAATGGAAATGAttgcgcgctagctgcattcgcGGGAGCTCCGTGTtgctgttttccaagcctcgcagtgtgaGATCGCACTCCGCGATCACGGCTACAcgttgtaacacctaattttgagttggATGCTGGTGTGGCGATTGATGGAGGTtggaggacaatgaagcgggcaataatgagcaaCAGAGGGGAATGGAtgaattgttgttgacggcgccgGAGGGAGAGTATGAGGAGTTGGATTGTATAAGTTGTGGCGTGCAGATGTGTTTTTGCTCCCGCGtttgttaaccctttcgagacggcagagttttcgtcttagcatgactgctgtactgagccccaagagactcttctttctcgtggtacggagcatttttggagggcattcgttaagaagggtctcactgaacctttttcgacccatCCATGCAGGGACTTcccattatctcggactccgagagtagttgtgctccctcctttccgggtttacgaccatacctgtggcattggcttgtggtcaacttatgtattgcttatatgtatttagcacatggataattgttgcttgcacgtaaattacagattttgaattgaattcctcatttttatctgagcattgtcaaattttaaacgaagttctaaggccattattaacgtaTTCatcgcagcaacaatttccatgttgatgtttatacagtacatgactcgagatataagttaatatttgtcgtagaatttcgtttaaaaattgtaaactctgctcaaaagacaaataattcaattcttagtgtatatttcttgagaaatgaacaaatatttatttcaaaaattgactgtataaacaattgaatgactgttgtcccgtaccgctgagaggggttataaaagacgaagggtccgagtacctgctcccggattccgagggttaatcctaaaccccgaagcgttgggtcccgagacaaagacgtcgtaaacccacgaccgtcctaaaagggggggagctagaaaacgtatatatacggctttcgatctccGGGCCGGGAatatctcacacgtatatatatatgcctgtcgtctcccgggtcaggaaacgtccacacgtatatatacgtgtacagtagggaaaaggttaatacagtgtaataacaatatttgtgaacCACTGAAGAGAAAACAAAAAGACATTACAACGTCCCACAGCAATTGTTACCTGGGGAACTTGTGCGAaatgcgactacgtggcgtgatGCCTGAAAGTGTTGTTTCTGATCTcgcacagtggttttgaagcattttccAGTTTTAGGTATCCATGATCATGCAGCTGCcgatgcgtggttttcgaaaccagtaCTTAATGGAGCCGTAATTATACAAATACAAActtgttatcgccactaaaaagatcacaGACTGGCAAAGAAAGTTCTCAATGACTCTGGGAAGCACTCCAATATAACAGAATAACTACATGAATAATAATatgttgtttgttttacgtaaattatgaatatgacaagacatttaagtgaaagtttgggttatccgtgttttccaattattggTGCCGTCTCCCCACCACCATTAGCCCAGAcaatcgggagtatgctgtaaTGTGAGAACTATGAATCCCGTGACTTCTGCCCAACATAAAGAAAAGGCATTATGTTAATTCTGCCAAAAAGGATGACAGAGAAtattaactaatgaaaaaaagttgttacTGCAAAAAAAAGCTGCTTGGACAGAAATAAACAgtgaaaagcaatattttcacatttaaggGAAATTTGATGCACTGCAGAAATTTAGCTGCTATACACAGTACACTAATTTTACTTGAGAAACACACAGTCAAGAGGATAACGCTCACAAGAATGTTCGTTCACCTTCCTTTGCTAGACAACTTGTTTCTCCGCTTACATAGTTATCATGGGCAACTACGTCTCACCCAAAACAAAGTTGTTAAAGTTATCATCACATGAAACTTAAATATGTACTGCAGAATAGCACACCAACATTTACTCCTTCATCCACTCAGAGCAACAGCCTGATGAACATGTTGActttttaccaatgaaaattaatgcagCAGGGATGAAATatgcataattattaaatatattaaactttATGCAATTGAAATGCGTAGCTATTGCataagagattttttaaaagtggttGCAATCGTGGATTCTGATAATGCATTTCAAAGGGACCCGCTAGCGTACAGTTAtactttatttaatgaaattctcTTGCACCAACACCCCTTCTACTACTTTTATAAATTTCATCTCTTTTCCATTCCTGCCCCATGTAGTTTATCCACAATCTCACATGAAAACGTCATTtagattgagaaaataattaaatactagaAGGCTTTGTATGCCAATGTACTTAGCCATCCAATTCTAGCATAAAATTTTCCCTAGCTGATACCTTGAATAACAgctcatcaaaaaaaaaaaaaagataaaaatcaaaCATAGTTTCAAAGAAGAACATTGTGTGACTATCTTGAAAGGGAAAATTTCTATTTCCCAAAATATGTATTAATCTATTGTCGTGTGACATCTCAGAATAGTCAAGCTATGTCAAACTAAGCCTCGGGAACTGTACCTTTCACCTTCCCTATgtaagttctaaggtcaatattaacacatttaatcaaaagacaaagaattcaattcttagttaatATTTCTAGTGAAAAGAAGacatatttatttcgaaacgtgactggataaaaaattgtatgagtgtggtcccttaccactaagaggggtaatataagacaaaGGGCCCGGGTActtgctcccggatttcgagggtaaagcctaaaccccgcagtgctgggtcccgaaacaaagatgCCTCACACCCCTGACCGTCacaaaagggggagagctaggaaacttATATATTCGGCAAGGAAACCCTCCGACAAAAGTATGCGGCTTTCGTcacccgggtcaagaaacgtccacgcGTATGttttcgtctttagtagggaaaaggttaaacatGGGTATGCCATTATTCCCTTCCCAACAGCTAGGGCAAGATTCAACTTTGAAATGCTACCCACAACTTCAGTACGGGGCAGGAGGTTACAATTGGATGTATTCGACAAAACCATAAATAAGGGAAAAATTAGCCGGGAAGGGTACAAACCTCAAGTTCTTTGATCTgcgatgatattttttcaatctccttctcctcctcttccaaCTCCTTCAATTCCTCGTCTTCCTCAgatttctctcccccctcctcatctccgtccttgtccttctcctcctcttcttccttcacCTCCACACCACCTTTCGCTTCCGTTAAAGATTTCTTCACGTTTTTACACCAGTTCAGCAGACCACGCAAGTCTTTGCGGCCCAGCACACGTATGTCCttgcagcattctttgatttccGGTGTCGTCAATGGGTGGTTAAGAATAGTGTCATCATCAAAGACAAcctaaaaatgcaaatgaaactaAAATACATCAGAGatttaacaagaaaattaatgtaCAATATTTAATAAGGCTATAGAATGTCTGAAAACAATTTAATCTTTAAGACGGAAAAAATTTTTGAGCCTGAAACTCAGACAGTACTTATAGTTTcgactttaaaatgaatgaaatggcaCAGAATAGCTAGTGGAGGGTCACGATCAAGTATATGTACTAACAATATTGTACACAAAAATCTATTCCTCCATTCTTTAGTAACACAAGAAAAAATTGTTATCTTGGTACAAAACACCCGTTGCACATGTTAAATATAATGCTTAACCTTTTATGAGGAAATATACTCCTTCCTGAATTCCTTTAACCTGTCAGCgcccaaagattttttttattttgcacatctttcacttttataaaatatgatacatatgagctcatcacaatgaacacaattcactCTGACTGactaatagaggaaaccttctactaagtatgtgcaccgaaatatacgctaaaattcacatattatatgcattgcaggagtattggctcggaACTGCACTGGGTGctatatggcacccgtgggcgttgatgGGTTAACTATGTCCTTGATCACAGAGGTCTCACATGCTTGCTGACACTTGAAATTTTTGACATGAAGGGATGTAATGTACATTTGCATGACAAAATGGCACAAGATTCCTATCAAAAATTTGTACAACTCAAAGGGTACACGACCATCccgataccttcactgcatattcgctcaacaattgcccatcgaatcaaatccctCATCAAGgggcccaacaatacgaatgcgctcagctggcagtagccgcaGCATAAACTcccacctccaattctccaaacttcggaggtgagcgtttgtgcttcgGCTACTGCCAACTGAGCGAACACATATTGTTGGTCTCCTGAATGATTGGATTTGATTAGGAGGGCAATTGTTGAGAGCCTGTGCAGTGGAAGTATTGATGCATCACCATAGAATCCAGTTACTGGCAAATCTCAAAGTGTTCTTAGTCAAAATATCAATGATTCAAATCAAGAAGACAAAAGCAAGCATGCAAGCACTACATATAAGTATCTATCGGCTTACTAAAACAAAACAACAGATTTGGTAAGACAACGATGCAAAAATCTTTAGAAGTTTCACAAACGCCACTGTGgtgataaattttaatggcatAGAAGCTAGACAgaagatttgaaaaatgaaagatgatttaACATAATAGACGGCATtgtaaacaaaatgaaaaacaaaaaaattgaaaggaagaaGCATTAAATTAATCTTTATAAAATGTTACTACCATTCAACTCACCTCAGATGCTGTTTGAAGGATATCAAGTGGTTCACCCTCCAGTAATGCAGTTACATTCACTGCAAAATGAAGAGAGCTACTCCCTTCTGGATAACCAATAGCTTTCGCTTTATTTTTCTCCGGATGAAACACGTTGATCTTTGGGCCTTCGTTTCCAATGTCCAGCTCTTCAAATACATACTTAGGGTCCAAGAATCTGTTATCTAATTTATGAGGAGCAATATAGTACTGACAAACGACAAATATTTCTGCAGATTCGGACCGAGAAGCTTGAGGTTTCGTAGAATGCACCTGTGTAcatggaaatgagaaatattaCTCTAAAATAgttcataagtaattaaaaaaaagcaacaaaacAAGCAGTGGGTAAAAATAGCGATCACTATAGTATTTTATCCATAAGGTTCTAATCAGACACCACTCAGGCTCTAATACGATATGAACACAGGTGTATTGACACGATGACTTCTTCTGAAGGGTCACAATTAAAATGTCCCTTAGAGTTCACTAGAAACAAAtaaacgacaaaaaataaaattggttacCTTTTTGAATAGTTGCTTGAAAACCCAAATCAATGGATTGTAATCTTTCGATCTGAAGATTTTTGTGACAAACCAGCCGCCCTGCCTCAGAAATTCTGTCGCCAGTTTCAGGGCACTTAGTGTTAGGCACGATTGCTGATAGGCATCATGTAGCCAATTCTTACCTATAAACATTTAAGGTAATTAATAGACAAAGGATACCAATGTTAATGATAACATCAAGGGATCATAATGAATCAAATCACAGAGGGAGAAAGATATGTATCTGGTCGCAACCGTCACTTACCAACGTTAGGGGCTCCGTCATTCAACACAACATCTGCTTTCCACGTTTTAAGCTCTTTTTGCAACTGAACCCGGCATTTATCAGATGTTATGTCTTCAGTGATACTGATACAACCGGGAACAGGTTTGATGGGGAATAAATCCACACCAACGACGATGCTTGACACGGGCATGTTCTGCTTGGCGACTTGCATCCATCCTCCTGGAGCGGCACACAAATCAATACATACACGAGACTTTTGAAGAAATTCGAATTTCCTATTTAGCTGTATCAACTTAAACGCAGCACGAGACCTAAACCCTGGAGAAAATAAGAACAGAGCAATTACCAATAATTATAAGAATGAAACACTGAAGCAGTTGACAGCGGTACTACCTAAGAGGTTGACATATCATAACACATCACTACATCAAAAAATAATCATCGGGTTGGCtataattcacaaaatataacCTTTCAAACCATTCAAAAGTTTTGTCCTTTTTCCCATTCAATTCGATGAAAAGTCAACTTACCAGTTTCCTTAGCTAACTGATAGTATTTATCTTTCCGCTGTTTTCCAATTTTAGTTTTCTTCCCCATGATTGCGGTTCTTCATCAACAACCTTTATCCGAAGAGTTAAACGGTGTAGAGTTTGACAACAAACCCAACAACACACGTGCTTGGCGTCAAGGAAAGACGCCGTGCGATtgtcaattattttaatgaaatttttccagATCACCGCTAGAGACCGCTGTGTGTATACGAAAAGGGGGAATTTCAAATGGATGATACACGACATAATATCTCATGTGAGATAAAAATATCTTAACGATGCGCTTATATTAATCAAATGTCAATATTTATTCACTGTGGTTCATATTAAATGTTTAAGACGTGActgatatataaattaataaataaacacgACTATTTCAGAGGTTTACGGCTTGTGTGCGTGGTATaaggtttaaaaatttatattttttgttttcccgACAGAAATCAAGCACAGGCAGAAGGCTTCACAAATGATTAAGCTGAATATTCTTcagaaaaaatcaaatcattttaGGGAGAAgatgttaaagaaaaaaattgaaaagcataCAGCTGAGAAGATTTCCCCTTCGAAATTTATATTAGTATCTAATAGGAAGGTATAATGAGCTGTTGACATTAGGAACTTTTAGATTTAGGAGTCATGAAACGGCATTTCATTCTATATTTCATACATAATGCAATGAAATACCGTGGGTTCATGATGTTATCCTATGTGATAAAGCCATTTGAATGATTATTACGGGCCTTCGACCTaataccagaaaatattttccgtttttaaatTAAACTTGGCGAACATATTTCAGCTACCGAAGTTTAATACTCTTACAGCTAATATGATATAATGTTCATCcttgtaaaattataatttccagattcaaatatttagcaaaaatgcTTAGTCGTTTAAGctattaaaaatagaataattcAAAACTCAAGATGTGTAGGATATTTAAAGGCAATTTTGctatttatactttaaattttgaatattactTATTTCGTTATATGTACAAGATGATATTCATGCTGATAAAATGGCATATTCCCTGTGGTTACCCTCGTGGGCTAAAGGCTGATACGCGGTGTCCTGTTGTggtgattttcaaataattataaccTCAACTGTGCCGATAgccaatagagtagtttccttcatcaaagaaaacgaaaagcattgattgcgattcgttacccaccattagagtattcataatatacaaattatttggttttagaaataccggtttaaacgaatggcaatggtcaattttatcctcatttgaaaaaggccagattggcgcccatgcgatgccgctccacgtgacgccacagggacctagtttttatacgagtagataggagttttacatcgtctgaggttaccaatgcatgcatgaggcacagagcttagggaaacatgtcttaataatcacctattaaaactggctaaggtcggaaagttttcttcgtttgataaggtattaataatccttatttaagccaagcgctagcagctagcatggtactcagctacctgctagcatcctgcgtcgtatcagcgctcaagccttgccccaaggtaacctcacacgccgacagctggaaccagaaatacgtcacacggacttttcccatcattcctacttagccgtcgcgttttcgcgcgcttgaaaattttcacttttcatttaatcgcgaaaaatagatatcgtcatataaaaatctaaaagcgtgaaatacgtgctccaggagtaataatctttcgatttaggcagtaaaaaaataataggaaaccaccctattgctggcGACCCTGAGTTAAGTCTACgattttttacatcatttaactCAGTTTCTTTTCCTTAAATTAAGGTACGAGGTAGACTCTGTTATACTTTTTCTAGCTTTTACACTACACTAATTGGTTCTTATCGGTGTTGACCGTCAAAGAAGCCACATCCCTTTAAAACAAAGAGGCTCAAGGAAAGAACAAaatgaaaggaaacatttttccgTTGCAATCCTACTAACAATAAATGCCGAATAATAGGATCATACAggtgatgaaaaaagaaaaatgttaaaaacgaCTCCTTAGAAGTGCTCGGAAAACTCATCACGATTTAATCGGTGATTTGGTTGGAGCGACTGAGAAATCTTTCCAATTTACCTACCTTGTCTTCTCCGACATTCCCTCGTTTATGATGCCATTTCGTTTTTCAATAGTCAATGGAAGAGAGGAAAGAGCGAATCGGTGGTATATCGTAAAACGAGTGGGTCGGACGACgatcacaaaaaaagaaaacagttgaCTCAAAGGGCACGTAGGCGGACGAATTGGCCGCCTGGAAATTGCAATATCCTGACGGCAGCAAGCACGGGCGAAAAGAACCGCAGCCAATCCCTCTTTCTGCCCGAAGCGGAGAAGATAGACGACCGTCCAAAGCAGAGTTTCACACATACACGTCACGCTGCATTCAGCCATCAGACCGTAAAGGTCCGTCGCGATATTCCCGCAGTCCCTTTGATTTCCGCGCGCCGTTAACGAGCATTTTGCATCCCGCGCAAAAATAGGTTCCTATCTACCGAAGCGGCGTGATGGACACAGTTTGAAAACGGATGATTCGAATCCTCGAAGCACCGCGTGGAATTGGCTTTTCACGCGCGAAATTTGCTCCGAACGAGTGGACAGATCGTGGTGTGGAAAATGCAATGACGGATGCCACTTCTTCTGGTTACGTGCACATTGGTTGCCAACACGGAATAGTTTTGAATCAAAAAAGGGATAGAAAAAATCACACGAGCAGAAATCACAGGCTTCGATGTGCTTCAACCCGGAAATTTCTTGCCAAGTACGTCCTATATCGTcagtgtcatcatcatcatctttggAGTGGACATGACCAGAGAAACGAAGTGTATGTTACTTTCAAGAAAAAAAGGTGAATACTGATTCTACCCCATATACTGACGGGCACGGAGCGTAGGCTTATTGACCTATTTTTTCTGGACTTTGCAcaaaaaaggtgttttttttacaGGTCAGATCATGGCGATACCCGAAAACGCATACGAGAATTGTTGTCTGATCAATAATACACATTAGTCCcg
Protein-coding sequences here:
- the LOC124166726 gene encoding pre-rRNA 2'-O-ribose RNA methyltransferase FTSJ3, giving the protein MGKKTKIGKQRKDKYYQLAKETGFRSRAAFKLIQLNRKFEFLQKSRVCIDLCAAPGGWMQVAKQNMPVSSIVVGVDLFPIKPVPGCISITEDITSDKCRVQLQKELKTWKADVVLNDGAPNVGKNWLHDAYQQSCLTLSALKLATEFLRQGGWFVTKIFRSKDYNPLIWVFKQLFKKVHSTKPQASRSESAEIFVVCQYYIAPHKLDNRFLDPKYVFEELDIGNEGPKINVFHPEKNKAKAIGYPEGSSSLHFAVNVTALLEGEPLDILQTASEVVFDDDTILNHPLTTPEIKECCKDIRVLGRKDLRGLLNWCKNVKKSLTEAKGGVEVKEEEEEKDKDGDEEGGEKSEEDEELKELEEEEKEIEKISSQIKELEVEELRNAKRKRKQMLKEQRKLRDKMNLKMVLRGDEGPQLNENIDPEDSMFELKLLKKKRELAMVTDGTPDLLAEEGEVEKKRSAKVVRFKDEADDDDDSDSGSSLDSTLGYSQRKKTVARKAAAEDEESDDDAVDKDGLGLSSGDEDTGSESSEKGSESSDDDEEEEEKAEKPIGEKKAALITDLDDRPKSLKRQQKAELWFQKDAFKDLEDDEDEDYELSEFITRAKKKSKTEDDEASKKNGVDEKSVKEKAQKKSKMANQVDKNGIGEDGMDSDDEDDDTDSDDDTDSEDEDEIVQRNQPMNKKAGKDGFEVVPANKGKVKKRKLDAEALALGTMLATSKKSKRDITDMAWNRYCFNDREGLPDWFVEDEKKHMKKEVPVPKELVEEFKAREREMNVRPIKKVIEAKARKKKRAIRRMEKARKRVENLMENSEVTEREKAKQIKQLYKKATMTKKKEVKYVVAKKFTTAKRGGRPAGLKGPYKVVDPRMKKDMRKMKLNSKKGGKSKIGKKLQRPKKAKR